One Alicyclobacillus acidoterrestris DNA window includes the following coding sequences:
- a CDS encoding cold-shock protein has product MQEGIVKWFNSEKGFGFIQVEGADDVFVHFSAIQGNGFKTLDEGQRVTFDIVEGPKGPQAANVVKY; this is encoded by the coding sequence ATGCAAGAAGGTATTGTAAAATGGTTTAATTCGGAAAAGGGTTTCGGTTTCATTCAAGTCGAAGGTGCCGATGATGTATTTGTGCACTTCAGTGCTATCCAAGGCAACGGTTTCAAAACCCTGGACGAAGGCCAACGCGTAACCTTCGACATCGTTGAAGGACCAAAGGGCCCGCAAGCTGCGAACGTTGTCAAATACTAA
- a CDS encoding CoA-binding protein, whose translation MLSDEALSDLMANAAVIASVGVLSNPATRGYSVAAYQQSQGYKVLPVNTDKDLVLGHVTVPSVADIEEPVDIVNVVAHPHEAPAVTEAAIAAGAKAIWFEPGTQNHLAEQRAREAGLQVVTNRSFEREHRRLLSRH comes from the coding sequence ATGTTGTCTGACGAGGCATTGAGTGATTTGATGGCAAATGCCGCCGTAATCGCTTCTGTTGGCGTACTTTCCAATCCGGCCACGAGGGGATATTCCGTGGCAGCTTACCAACAGTCGCAGGGGTATAAAGTCTTGCCCGTGAATACGGACAAGGACCTGGTGTTAGGTCATGTGACGGTGCCTTCTGTAGCGGATATTGAGGAACCGGTGGATATTGTCAACGTGGTCGCACATCCGCATGAGGCGCCGGCTGTTACGGAGGCTGCCATTGCGGCCGGGGCAAAGGCAATTTGGTTCGAACCGGGTACCCAAAACCACCTTGCCGAACAGCGGGCCCGTGAGGCGGGGCTTCAAGTCGTCACGAATCGCTCATTTGAACGCGAACATCGCCGTCTTTTGTCCCGTCACTGA
- a CDS encoding DUF1540 domain-containing protein: MNVNVKCSVSNCYFWRDNNDCAAPAIMVTVDENAQANFNVEIADEIMVDLEGKQDAPSSAKTCCHTFRPSEA; encoded by the coding sequence ATGAATGTGAATGTCAAATGTAGTGTTTCGAATTGTTACTTCTGGCGAGACAACAATGATTGCGCGGCGCCCGCCATCATGGTAACAGTCGATGAGAACGCGCAAGCGAACTTTAATGTCGAAATCGCGGATGAAATTATGGTCGACCTGGAAGGGAAGCAGGATGCGCCATCCTCTGCCAAGACCTGTTGCCATACCTTTCGACCCTCTGAGGCGTAA
- a CDS encoding cold-shock protein, with the protein MFGKRNEEVVPNVETPIWSCTSDTCNVWMRQNFTFETEPRCPVCQSPMTQDVRDLPEI; encoded by the coding sequence AATGAAGAAGTGGTGCCGAATGTCGAAACCCCTATCTGGTCCTGCACAAGTGACACATGTAACGTCTGGATGCGGCAGAATTTCACATTCGAGACGGAACCGCGTTGCCCGGTTTGTCAGTCACCCATGACGCAGGACGTACGGGATTTACCTGAGATTTAA
- a CDS encoding metal-sulfur cluster assembly factor: protein MVDLTAVKEQLTHVLDPEIRVNVVDLGLIYDISEPKEGQVNIKMTLTTPDCPLHEGFLDAIEAAVAPVKGVEYVKVDVVFDPPWTPDRMNPDVRKQLGIA, encoded by the coding sequence ATGGTCGATTTGACTGCGGTGAAGGAGCAGTTGACTCACGTCCTCGACCCAGAAATTCGTGTGAATGTCGTTGACCTCGGACTGATTTACGACATCTCCGAACCGAAGGAGGGACAAGTCAACATCAAAATGACGTTGACCACGCCGGATTGTCCACTCCACGAAGGCTTTCTGGATGCCATTGAGGCCGCCGTTGCACCAGTAAAGGGTGTCGAATACGTCAAGGTCGATGTCGTGTTCGATCCGCCCTGGACGCCGGATCGGATGAATCCAGATGTGCGTAAGCAATTGGGGATTGCATGA